The Leishmania mexicana MHOM/GT/2001/U1103 complete genome, chromosome 29 DNA window GTCAATACAGCCAAGACACTCACAGAAAGTGAAAATAGGGAGGCAGGCAAGCTGCAAGCGCGAGAGGGGCCCGCAGGCAACGACCGGAGAAGAGCTACAGCGGCCGATGCGCTACTTCTCGgcagccacgcacgcaccgcacacacacaagcacacctCCGCCCTAAATACCCCCCATCTCCTTCAGGGGTGCTACACCAGACACGCGGTCGCCGTTCCATCTGCACTTCACCGAGCACCAGTGAACAGTGTCCACAAGTGCCCGCGCATATGCACTATTCCTTCTTCACCTCCGAGATGTGGACGTTGGCCATGCGTTCGAGCACGCTGACGACAGCGGAGTTGTCGCGGTCTCCATCGCCGTTCTGAACCATCGCCTGGAAGAGCTGCGTAttgacggcggtggagggcaGCGGGACGCCAAACTCCTTGGCCGAGTCCATCACGATGCCCATGTCCTTGCTCTGCAGGGCAGCCTTGAAACCGGGCTCGCGGTTGCCGGCAAAGAGGCGGTCCGGCTTCACATCGAGTGCCCAGCACTGTGCCGAACCACTCTTGATCGCCTCGATAACTGTCGACCCCGACACGCCGCACTTCTCAGAGAAGACAAGGATCTCGCCAAGCGCGACCATCTGGGCAGCCACCATGATCTGGTTTGCCGCCTTGCACACCTGCCCCGCCCCGCAGTCGCCAATGTGGGTCACCTTCTTACCCACTGCGAGCAGCACAGGCAAAACAGTCtcaagcgcagcagcgtcaccgccgaCCATGACGGTCAAGGTGCCGTTGCGCGCTCCAATGTCGCCGCCAGAGACCGGTGCATCCAGTGCACGCACTTTTTTCTCCTCCCACAGCCGTCGCGCGATCTCCTGCGCGACAGAGGGCTTGATGGTGCTGTTGTCCACGAAGATGGCCCCCTCACGAATGCCGGCTGCCACGCCGTTGGTGCCGAACACGATCTCCATCACGTCAGAGGAGTCCGAGAGGTTTGTGAAGACGACGTCagaggccgccgccagctccgccggcgtcgcgcacgccgtggcgccAGCCGTGACGAGGTCGTCGCACTTGGAGGCTGTGCGgttccacacacacacgggaaAGCCCGCCTTGAGGATGTTGGCGGCCATGGGCTTGCCCATGAGCCCCAGACCAATGTACCCGACGCGCATTGCCCAAGAGGAGCGACCACTGGGTCCGTTTATGGGAGCAGGGCGAAAAGATGCTGTCTTGTCGTGCTGGGAGCGTCCCCCAGTGTGCGGATGGACAGCAGTGGAGGCAGGCGAGAaagagggatgggggagTGCGGTACGTTGATGCGGGCAAAAGTGTCAGTGGACAAGCAACACCGGAGATGTGGCACAGTGCGCGTGACGGCACACGGACGCCGAAGAGACGGCAGTGAAGCGGCTTACACGGTGAGAAACGACCCAGTGCcttccgcagcagcggttcGGAGCACTCAAGTAGTGCCCCTACGCGTGCACGTTCGACGTGCACTTACGCGTTCGTTAGAACGAATGCGGTAGCACCTACACGCAAGCATGCAGGCGTTCATTCTCTGGGAAGTCGTGGCTCTCGCCCCAACGCTGTCGTGTCTGACTGCTGTTGAAGTTCTACTTGGGGCgtaggagagggaagagggaggcaggcgctgccgctcagcCCCCGCGCACACGAAGCCGAAGTGCTGGCAGCAAACCGTAGAGAAATGGCGCCCCGCCGTTACGAGAGTGGAAGCATAGTCGACTCCTGGAGCATGCACCGTCCTACGCCTCGTCAACCTGCGCCCAAATAGCTCTCTCTTGCGCTATCTACGCTGGTCGCATAGAGAGTGAGCCAGAGcagtcgccgcagcaccgctaAAACAGGTGAAAGAAGGTCTCCTACGCCcgtgcgggtgcgctgtCAAGGCACGCAGCGACCGGCAGCACCCAGACCCTTTTCTACACGCAACGTCGTCGCCTTCACTGGCGTGGTTAgtaacccccctccccatcctgAATGACAGACCTTGTACCCAATGGAGGGCATGCGAAGAACTCGTTGCACCTGCGCTCGCACGTGTCTCACATGTCCCGCCAGTTCGCGTGAGTGCATGCACATATGAATGCGCGCCGGCATCAGCCGGTCGTGTTGCTCTcacacccacccccgcgcTATCAGCCACAGTGGTGCCCGCCTTCTTCTTTGGTGACGACACCCGCTGCACAATGTCGATGAGCGCCCGCCGGTCCACCGCTGCGGGGTACGTGTTGTCGACCACGACGCTGTGTCTGCCCGCCTAGTACCCTTCCGCTTTCTTGCGGCACTTGccgcgtgtctgtgccgccCCAGCGTCGACATGACGGTGCCCGTCACGGTTGCAGATGGCAGAGGTAGAAGGTGGGCTTGCCACCGTCCGGGTACCTCAGAAAGCTGATCATCTCCTGCACGTTGGGTCAGACGACgaaaggcggcgcggcaggcaGCCCGACGACGGTCACCACCGTCGGCGTGGTGACGCGCGCTGAAAGGCCAGCATACTGCCACGGAAGCTGCTGCAACTCGACGGGGATCGCGTCACTCCACGAGAACTCCTCGTGCTATGCAAGCGATGTGCGCGTcagacgcggcagcgcatcACTCAAGCGCATGGATGATAGcggtgacgacggcggccatgGCGAGAGAGGCCCACCGCGGCTGCACAAGTCATCCGCCAGGAAAAGGACCCCTGCAGGGTTGAGGAAAAACTGCTCCGGTCTCACGAAAGAAAGTTGCGCGTTGAACGCGAGCTGACGGTCCGAGCAGCTAAAGTCCTTCGCGCGGCCTGCCAGCGTGCGCGTAGAAcgatgcgccgcgtcgccaaCGTCGAAGGAGTACGCGGTGCAGTCAACCATGATGGGTGCTGTGGCGTCAGCACGGGCAGCCCGCACACACTCCTGGAcgcgctcctccagcagcgtccACATCCGCGGGCTGGGCTTCCGTCAAACGCCCCCGCGTgtcgccacacacgcgcagagcggTACGCAGGATGCACTGCTCAGCTGCACAATCATGCTCATCACGGCTTCTgccctcgccgctctccagATCGGCCCCTTGCCGATGCCCATCTCGTTGCTGAACAACACGACGAGAAAACCCTGCGCGTAGACGTGCTGTACATGGCCACGTACCCTGGGCTGCACCCACTGCCAGTCGGCCGCGTCATCTTTGGCGAAGACACCGCCAGACGCTGGCGCGATGAGCGTGTCACTCATGTCGAAGGCTGCCGCCTTCACACCACGGGTGTGTCTCGCGTCTTTTGGCGTGTGTAGAAGCGACTGGACGACGGTGGTCGCgggcggcaacagcagcaccgagcCGCCCGCGATCTTCTCCCACATTCCTCCCTGCACCGAACCAGTGTGACGCCatcggctgcggtggtgacggtggaTGAGAGAGGAGACGGGCTGTGTTGGCGCTTGTGGCTGCcagccgtgccgctgcacctcatGAGCCGTCTCCAAGGGGAGAAGGCCGCAGCATTGAGGCTGCTGACGTGTAAAAGgggtgaaggggaggggagtgcaatgtgcgcatgcgccctCACCGACGTGACGGTGCGGCGCGTTGACACCCACCTCTTTTtccatgtgtgcgcgtgacTCCACGTCTTCTTCGTCTCATCCCTTCAACGTGGTCACCGACGCGGAGGATCCGGTGAGCGGCGGAGTGGCGCGCTGTGGCACGGCACAATacgagagaacgagagagcaAAGCGGAGACGTCGGCATGGCTTAGTGAACGGCACTTCGCCTCCACCCCgagctccaccacctccttccccttccaGCAACACACCCGAGGTTTCGAGCGCAAGGCACCGCATGCGCACATCCACATggccttccccctccccctcccccttttctgaGAGCGCCATGCGGCATGGGGAACTCCTTCGGTTATGTGTGATGTTTTTCTAGGCTGGTTATCCTCGTTAGGACAGTGGTACAGACGAcccggtgtgtgtgtgcgtgtgccatgGTGCTTGTGGACTGTACGGTTAGGTGGATAAAGCGGCCACCATCCAAGCGCGCGACAACCCATTCTCCGTCGCGGTGGCCACAGATGGCGGCCGGCGTGGCCATGAGCACTAGTGGGACACGGTACCAGGTTCAGCGGTGCACCCCTTCTTCACTGTCCAGCGCGGACTTGGTCCTTCGCCTACAAGTTCTTCCGTAGCTCGTCTTGCAGCAACATAAGTCGCTTGGTGATGCCGAAAGTTGCCTTGAAGACCTTCTTCAAGTCCTCCTCCGACATGGCGAGGAATACCTGCAGGTCGATCGTTTCGCGCTGCACTGTGCGTATGAGCCCTTGCAACCCCTTCCGGTTGAACACCGCCACTAGTAACTCCACACCGTGTgcgccctgcagcgcctctggTGCAGCAGACTCTCCGGCTGCGGTCGCTCGGGCTGCGGGTACACCAACATGCGGGGCGAAGCTGTCCGTAGCAGATGACGATGCGCCGTCGGCCTCCCCCGTCTCCGTAGAAGGAGGCAGCACCATGGCAGCGTGCGCGAGGCACGTGGAGAGGCGCCCCCACTCCCCGTCTGTCCTTGCCCAGCAAAGGAACGCCTCTTGCACATCGGAGCTTGTCGGCTCGCTTGCCTTCTGCGTGCACACCACCTCGTGCACAatgcgcttcagcagcgcggtAGACCAGCGATGCACATCACGACTCGTGTCGGTGATGAGGCGCCGCGCGAGCcggctgcgcagacgctcgagagcatcgctgctgctctccagCCCTACGATACAGTCCTCCACATTGCCGCAGAGCTCACCGTAGGAGCCTGCAAGGACGCGCTCCAGCTCTGGCGTACGACGCAGTGCCTCCACCACGTCCTCGCAGCTCTCCAGCACCCGCCATGTGTCGAGCAGCGGGCTTGGTCGGCTGAGCGCGTGCTGCATAgcaaggggaggaggcatgGGCAGAAAAAGCTCGCGCGAGGTTTCCGTGAGCACGGTGGAGAGCCACGGCAAGCGGTGCAACGTGTGGCCCACGAAAAGCGCGTTGAAGACGTCATCATAGTAGAAGAGCGCCCCGTTGGTGAAGTGCGCTGGGTGGTGTGTCTGGCTGTGTtctctgcgccgctgctgctgtccctTGCTCTTGACAGCCACAACACGCAGCGCCCGCGCTGCTACTGACGCGGACGACTCCGCTTTGCCTTTGGCTACGTCGACTGCCACGGTATCCCCGTCCGCCATGGCCGACACGCGATCCTCCGGAAGCTCTGcaaagcgcagcagctccggtGGTGTGCTGGGTGCGTTCTCCAGCACTGCGCGCTGCACACCATCGTGAAACGTGGCGTTTGTTAGCAACGCGTGCCCAAAGCCGTTGCACACCAGACGCGCCTGCGGGATGTGTTCGAGAAGCTGCTTGATGAGTGAGCTCtggaggggagagacgcTACCAGGAAGGAGGACGTGGTGGACGCGGCTCAGCGTTGCGGCGTACGTGTCGCAGAAGCGGTGTACGGCGTCGATGCTCTGCACCTGCGGCAGTCCAACGAGCACCTGCGACTGCGCCGCTAGATCCTTGAACTCGACATCGGACATGCTCGTGGAAGTTAAGAGATAGATGGATTGCGTGTGAGGTGGGGCGTTTGGCGACGCCTCGCGAGACACGTCAAGCACTGTCGTCATGTGCCGCCCGCAACCGTGAAAGGGAATCCCTTGATCATGAGAGCATGTCACGTagagccgcggcggcgcgtggCGCAGGTACCGCGAAGAGCGGAAGACGGAGGTCACGGATTCGACGAGAGAGCTTGAGCTGCTTGCGGTGTGAGGAGCTGCACTGCGAGCAGTGGCGACTCGGCATGCCAGTGATACCCGTAACATGTGCGCACCGAAATcacgcgcgcgtggtggtgtGGAGTCAGTACTGGGCAAACGCGATGCTGACGTGTCCACGCGGGTGTCGtgcagggtgtgcgtgtggagggTGCGGAGGCGTGCCTGCTCACGCACCTCAGGGCAGGAGACAAGCCGaaagcgagggaggaggagaaatAGATGTTGAAGGGGTACCAACGGTGCTCGTGTCACGGTTCACCTCCCGTTCGTGCATAGTCCCGGTGCCCCTAACCGCATCTGGTCACGTGGAGCCGACAGGCGTGCGCAGAGGCGCATGAGAGGCTGTCAATGGAGGCGGTGTTACGCACGCCCGTGAAGTCAagaacgcgcacacaactCTGCAAACTCCACCCTTGCAGACGTGCGAGGCGAGAGTGCCCGCTCTGTTTCTCTATCCTCGTCTTGTTGTGTTGATAATGTCGATCAACACCCCCTTACGAGattggaggagggggcaggagAAAGAAGAAAGGGCGACAGTTGTGAGGGaaaaggcgagagaggggggcggtaGCTGCTAGACGTGTGCGATGCGAGTGGGCCACTTCTCACAGCCCCACCGCCACAGAGCCCACTCCACAATGCGTCTCGCTGAAGAAGGAGGCGCGCACATGCCGCAGTGCTCATCCTCGATAGTCGCTTCTCTGGtgcttcctcctcgtcctcagCATGTAAAGATACGTGGGCCCGGCGCCgcaggggggagaggggggcgacgccaccaccgacgAGGGTCTGTGGGGCCACTGACTACTTGCGCCACGGCTCCTTCTGCGACTTGGCGTAGAAGCCCCCCATGGCGCCAACAAAGATGCCAACAACGGCGCCAAAAGTCGTGCCGTTcaagctgccgccgtcgacgacgcACAAGGCACcgctcgccgctgctgtcgccagCGTTGCCAAGGCAACGGAAGGGCTGATAGGGGTGACCAGAAGATGGAAGAGCCCTGTCGTCGTGGAGCACGTGAAGAGCGAGGAGCACGAGCCGATCAGCACCTTATCCGTGAAGCGGCGGCTAGAGGTGAAGAGGACTGGATGCCTCAGCGTGCCACAGCTGTTACGCACGGGCAACAAGTGGGGCAGCGCACGGGAGGGATAGCGAAGCATCGTAGACCTGTTGTTATAGTGGTGATGCCAACACAGCAGTACTGGTGAAGGCTGTGGTGCGTCCGTGCgtacgcgtgtgtctgtAAAGGTGGTGCTAAGGGAGATTGCAGCGTAGATGGGTGAGCTGACGTGCTCGAGAAAGTGAGGTGGATAAACAGCTAGCGATGGCAGGAAGTGCACGCAGAAGAACAGATAAGGGCGCATGTGGTgagcgagggggggggggcgcataCAACATAATGGACGAGAAAAGAGGTGCTGGGGGGGTACAGCACAGCTCTGTCCCCTCCACCCgccccgcctctcctctccctaTTATCCCTGCCGTGCACAGACACCTCCACGGGCTCACGCACATGTCCGTAAGTGCCTGTGAAGGCACAGCGGAGGGGACGACCAAACGAAACCGGCAATGGGCaccgagggagagaggcgagaaGCTCGGCTGTTCCACGCTGATGATATCCATTCCTTTATATCGCTCGACACGATGGGGTCGTATTACGGGTGATGGCCGCACCATCCATCCTTCTCTCTGTGAGGATAGGTGTCCTTTACGCACATCAAATCAGTTCAAcatgcgcctctctccctcgctctctcctcgccccGTCCGCAGAGGCGTGTTACAGCAGCGTAGAGGTGCgacgcatgcatgcatgcgtgtgtgggcggaggggagaggggaagaggggtaCAGAGATTGGTGAGTGTGGATGCAGCCCCACAGCGGCACAGACaccaagcacacacacgcacaggcacgcagaCGCTTAGATGAAGTGAATGCCGTGCTTGATGAAGTGGGCCAGCATAGTCATCagtgcctcctcgtcgagcATGCGACTGCGTTTTTCGAACA harbors:
- a CDS encoding putative 2-hydroxy-3-oxopropionate reductase, coding for MRVGYIGLGLMGKPMAANILKAGFPVCVWNRTASKCDDLVTAGATACATPAELAAASDVVFTNLSDSSDVMEIVFGTNGVAAGIREGAIFVDNSTIKPSVAQEIARRLWEEKKVRALDAPVSGGDIGARNGTLTVMVGGDAAALETVLPVLLAVGKKVTHIGDCGAGQVCKAANQIMVAAQMVALGEILVFSEKCGVSGSTVIEAIKSGSAQCWALDVKPDRLFAGNREPGFKAALQSKDMGIVMDSAKEFGVPLPSTAVNTQLFQAMVQNGDGDRDNSAVVSVLERMANVHISEVKKE